Proteins encoded together in one Terriglobus saanensis SP1PR4 window:
- a CDS encoding TolC family protein, whose translation MTSTFVVKKTSLLAFAIVSLFVGMHHPLHGQAMEERNITLVEAVHLVTTQNPNVQIGLIDAALAREDQRRALSALLPQVSVGMNERLQRINVETLIGTRSGFPQHEGPFQAVNVGTSFSVPLFNAANWQHYRAQGANRSAAVADANSVREQIVTLTVTQYLLCVRLAATVNAAESQAALADRLFQQASHQESAGAGTGLDTLRAEQRLKVQQQALIVAREDSETALFGLVRLLSLPPSTNVVLIDQDAFANKKVFAPEEASLEAAYAQRPEMIAVNDRLRAAHLEGSGARGERLPTLWINGSWSEEGKQPGNAIPVYQYQASLSIPVFTGGRIRSEIASSTLRINRLEREKSELQNQIALEVKTASARLKAALEEVLVADAGLNLAQQEVTQAQDRFQSGVGDNVEVVTAQDILARAYDGQIAALYKENQARANLARALGHIEETYRK comes from the coding sequence ATGACATCCACGTTCGTAGTTAAGAAAACTTCCTTGCTCGCATTCGCTATTGTCTCTCTATTTGTGGGCATGCATCATCCTCTACACGGGCAAGCGATGGAGGAGCGGAACATCACCCTCGTGGAAGCGGTTCATCTCGTCACGACGCAGAATCCCAACGTTCAGATAGGTCTCATTGACGCCGCTCTCGCCAGGGAAGATCAGCGTCGTGCCCTTTCAGCTTTGCTTCCGCAGGTTAGCGTGGGCATGAATGAAAGATTACAACGCATCAATGTAGAAACACTCATCGGCACGAGATCTGGCTTTCCTCAGCATGAAGGCCCGTTCCAGGCCGTGAATGTCGGCACGAGCTTTAGTGTTCCCTTGTTCAATGCAGCTAATTGGCAGCATTACCGTGCTCAGGGAGCCAATCGTTCTGCAGCCGTTGCCGACGCCAATAGTGTGCGCGAACAGATCGTGACCCTCACGGTGACCCAATACCTGCTTTGCGTCCGCTTGGCAGCTACAGTGAACGCGGCAGAGTCACAAGCGGCTTTGGCGGACCGGCTCTTTCAGCAAGCCTCTCATCAGGAGTCTGCAGGAGCGGGCACAGGTCTCGATACGCTACGAGCCGAGCAGCGGCTCAAGGTACAGCAGCAGGCGTTAATCGTAGCCCGAGAGGACTCAGAGACGGCGTTGTTCGGGTTGGTACGTTTGCTCAGTCTGCCGCCTTCGACGAATGTGGTCCTCATCGATCAAGATGCTTTTGCAAACAAAAAGGTGTTCGCACCTGAGGAGGCATCTTTAGAGGCGGCCTATGCACAACGTCCAGAAATGATTGCCGTAAACGACCGGTTGCGGGCTGCCCACCTCGAAGGATCGGGGGCACGCGGTGAGAGACTTCCCACTCTGTGGATCAATGGTTCATGGTCTGAAGAAGGAAAACAGCCGGGTAACGCAATCCCGGTTTATCAGTACCAAGCCTCTCTCTCGATCCCTGTGTTTACAGGCGGACGGATACGCTCGGAGATCGCTTCTTCCACCCTTCGAATCAATCGACTGGAAAGAGAGAAGTCCGAACTGCAGAATCAGATCGCGCTTGAGGTGAAGACTGCATCAGCAAGGCTTAAGGCCGCATTGGAAGAAGTCTTGGTAGCTGATGCGGGTCTGAACCTCGCGCAGCAGGAAGTCACGCAGGCCCAGGATCGTTTCCAGTCCGGCGTGGGAGACAACGTCGAAGTCGTTACAGCGCAGGACATCCTCGCCCGAGCCTACGACGGACAAATTGCTGCGCTGTACAAAGAAAATCAAGCGCGGGCGAATCTTGCGCGGGCGCTTGGCCACATTGAAGAAACCTATAGGAAATAG
- a CDS encoding DHA2 family efflux MFS transporter permease subunit, with protein MATTAIALPGPSERHVSPWLLAATVPLAAFMEFLDTTIVNVAVEHIAGDLSSSVDEATYVLTSYLVANVIVLPLSGYLTGLLGRKNYYLWSVVIFTIASALCGLAPSLGFLVFFRVLQGLGGGGLQPLSQAILMDAFPPEKKSTAQSLFAVVATVAPAIGPIAGGWLTDNYSWRWIFFINIPIGIFAFVANSRLIQDPPHIERFAPRSRKFDYQGLTFLAVGLGSLQFVIDRGQVLDWFGSITITTFSILSVVSLIAFVGWELTHSHPVVDLRLLANKNFSLSVFAMLVFGFVFYAVTYLQPLFCQQMLGWTATSAGLALSPGALVFFVFMPAMPLLIKRMTPRYMIVLGFLMHGVVCLILVHSNLHVPFGRVLGTRIFEIVSVVFLMIPINVMAYGFLVKTKITSGSGLLNLGRNMGASFGVSMAAAMLARRVQTHQSMMVSHLTPADLANRAVMSSNTQLLVQHGWSYVDAKVGAIALVARVVEQQAMMLSYIDIFWVLAVASFLAAPIPLLIRSKKSTGPVELHVE; from the coding sequence ATGGCAACCACAGCGATAGCACTTCCAGGACCGTCAGAGCGACACGTTAGCCCGTGGCTCCTCGCCGCCACGGTGCCGCTCGCCGCCTTCATGGAGTTTCTGGACACCACGATCGTGAATGTGGCAGTGGAACATATTGCCGGCGATCTATCCTCAAGCGTTGACGAGGCAACGTATGTGCTCACGTCCTACCTTGTGGCGAACGTAATCGTGCTACCGCTCAGCGGTTACCTTACTGGCCTGCTCGGCCGTAAGAACTATTACCTCTGGAGCGTCGTAATCTTCACGATTGCCTCGGCTCTTTGCGGTCTGGCGCCATCGCTTGGCTTTTTGGTGTTCTTTAGAGTGCTTCAGGGGCTCGGTGGAGGAGGGCTTCAACCTCTCTCCCAGGCGATTCTCATGGACGCTTTCCCACCGGAAAAGAAGAGTACGGCGCAATCGCTGTTCGCCGTTGTGGCGACGGTTGCGCCGGCCATTGGGCCTATCGCGGGCGGTTGGCTCACCGACAACTACAGTTGGCGTTGGATCTTCTTCATCAACATTCCGATCGGCATCTTCGCCTTCGTCGCAAACTCACGTCTCATTCAGGATCCCCCACATATCGAGCGATTTGCACCACGTAGCAGGAAGTTCGATTACCAGGGGTTGACGTTTCTTGCCGTGGGGCTGGGGTCTCTGCAATTCGTGATTGATCGCGGTCAGGTACTTGATTGGTTCGGATCGATCACCATCACCACGTTTTCGATCCTCTCGGTGGTGTCGCTTATCGCGTTTGTGGGATGGGAATTAACCCATTCCCATCCTGTAGTGGACCTGCGCCTTCTCGCGAACAAAAACTTCTCGCTTTCGGTATTCGCAATGCTAGTCTTTGGCTTCGTCTTCTACGCCGTGACCTATCTGCAGCCGCTGTTCTGCCAGCAGATGCTGGGGTGGACAGCGACATCGGCGGGTCTCGCCCTATCGCCAGGTGCACTCGTGTTTTTTGTATTCATGCCGGCGATGCCACTTCTCATCAAGCGGATGACGCCTCGCTACATGATCGTGCTGGGTTTTCTGATGCACGGCGTAGTCTGTTTGATTTTGGTCCACTCAAATCTTCATGTTCCCTTTGGCAGGGTACTGGGAACACGCATCTTCGAGATCGTGAGCGTCGTTTTCCTGATGATTCCGATCAACGTAATGGCCTACGGATTTCTGGTCAAGACGAAGATAACAAGCGGGAGCGGTCTACTCAACCTCGGTAGAAACATGGGAGCCAGCTTTGGTGTTTCCATGGCTGCGGCAATGTTAGCCCGACGCGTCCAAACGCACCAAAGCATGATGGTGAGCCATCTGACTCCGGCGGACCTGGCCAATCGCGCCGTCATGAGTTCCAACACGCAGTTACTGGTTCAGCACGGTTGGTCATATGTCGATGCGAAGGTGGGCGCAATTGCGCTGGTTGCTCGTGTCGTGGAGCAGCAGGCGATGATGCTTTCCTACATCGACATCTTCTGGGTTCTTGCGGTTGCATCGTTCTTGGCCGCACCCATTCCACTGTTGATACGCAGCAAGAAGAGCACTGGTCCGGTGGAACTACATGTCGAATAA